In the Malaclemys terrapin pileata isolate rMalTer1 chromosome 12, rMalTer1.hap1, whole genome shotgun sequence genome, one interval contains:
- the LOC128846660 gene encoding olfactory receptor 6N1-like encodes MAHMDWGNQTAFTEFILLGFGDLPDLQILLFLLFLVIYLTTVAGNSLIIALIVTDQQLHTPMYFFLGNLSCLEICYTSTILPKMLASLLTGDKTISVNGCMTQLYFFAVLAGTECYLLAVMSYDRYLAICKPLHYSTLMNTRFCLQLATGTWLNGFLAITIFILFMSQFTFCGPKEIDHFFCDPISLIKLSCGDTGLIILLDFILACVFTLPPFLLTLMSYMCILTAILRISSTTGRQKAFSTCSSHLTVVTIFYGTIMIVYMLPTLDTLRALKKVLSLCYTVLTPLVNPLIYSLRNREVREALHKTVSKCGFHKKISGSPR; translated from the coding sequence ATGGCACACATGGACTGGGGAAACCAAACGGCCTTCAcggaattcatcctcctgggatttggggaTCTCCCTGACCtgcaaattcttctcttcctgctcttcCTAGTGATCTACCTCACAACAGTGGCTGGGAACAGCCTTATCATTGCGCTAATTGTAACTGATCAGCAACTgcacacccccatgtatttcttcctggggaacttgtcctgcttggaaatctgctacacctccaccatcctgcccaagATGCttgccagtctcctgactggggacaaaACCATCTCAGTCAATGGCTGCATGACACAACTGTATTTCTTTGCAGTTCTGGCAGGTACAGAATGTTATCTGCTAGCagtgatgtcttatgatcggtatttagcgatATGTAAACCCCTGCACTATTCAACTCTTATGAATACCAGGTTTTGCCTCCAGTTGGCTACTGGCACATGGTTAAATGGTTTTTTGGCTATTACCATCTTTATTTTATTCATGTCACAGTTCACATTCTGTGGCCCGAaggaaattgaccatttcttttgtgatcCCATATCACTGATAAAACTGTCCTGCGGAGACACAGGCCTGATCATATTGTTGGATTTCATATTAGCCTGTGTATTCACCTTGCCTCCATTTCTTCTAACCCTGATGTCCTACATGTGTATCCTCACTGCCATCCTGAGAATCTCTTCCACCACCGGGAGGCAAAAGGCATTTTCCACCTGTTCCTCCCACCTCACTGTAGTGACAATTTTCTATGGAACAATAATGATTGTGTACATGCTACCGACACTCGATACACTGAGAGCCCTAAAGAAAGTGCTCTCACTTTGCTAcacagtcctgactcccctggTAAACCCCCttatctacagcctgagaaacagagaggtcagGGAAGCCTTGCATAAAACAGTCAGTAAATGTGGCTTTCACAAAAAAATTTCAGGGAGTCCTAGATAA